Proteins encoded in a region of the Onthophagus taurus isolate NC chromosome 10, IU_Otau_3.0, whole genome shotgun sequence genome:
- the LOC111413682 gene encoding uncharacterized protein yields the protein MLYKRLFLCLIQLYLLTMSSTEDIISENRNGSDTILSRRKRYLVFPEGSSLQLVCEYVWPIVGQPNIWVLAISAALAWQLPSKPEHFGLLKKLKKEGEKRIDKFTKQNQLITYQKNPILPLIPNTPLTQQNFIPWNYNTFYTNTTYNPPWYAKEWRKPYQKIKYQKKPYLYDETNYYNHPLYTRLHRISRRGLYPKIEHFLTAQKKDGKACLLRALCEVNRYPEGKGSFIQEIIKTIFRNKPSHVDEDIDEYDHATLHEEDCRKMYPTCTYD from the exons ATGTTGtacaaaagattatttttatgtttaatccagttgtatttattaacaatGTCGAGTACAGAAGATATTATCTCGGAAAATCGTAACGGATCCGATACGATTTTATCAAGAAGGAAAAGATATTTAGTATTTCCCGAAGGAAGTTCATTACAATTAG tttGTGAATATGTATGGCCGATAGTTGGTCAACCAAATATTTGGGTATTAGCAATTTCAGCTGCTTTAGCTTGGCAATTACCAAGTAAACCAGAACATTTCGGTTTATTAAAGAAGTTAAAGAAAGAAGGAGAAAAGCGAATagataaatttacaaaacaaaatcaattaattacaTATCAAAAGAATCCAATTTTACCTTTAATTCCAAACACACCTTTAACGCAACAAAACTTCATCCCATGGAATTACAACACCTTTTACACAAATACAACTTATAACCCACCTTGGTATGCTAAAGAGTGGCGAAAACcgtatcaaaaaatcaaatatcaAAAGAAACCATATTTATACGATGAAACCAATTATTATAACCATCCTTTATATACCAGATTACATAGGATTAGTAGAAGAGGATTATATCCCAAAATAGAACACTTTCTTACAGc GCAAAAGAAAGATGGCAAAGCATGTCTGTTAAGGGCACTGTGCGAAGTCAATAGATATCCCGAGGGAAAAGGCTCTTTCATACAGGAGATCATAAAAACCATATTcag gaataaaccTAGTCATGTAGATGAAGATATAGACGAATACGATCATGCTACGTTACACGAAGAAGATTGCCGAAAAATGTATCCAACTTGTACAtacgattaa